From a region of the Bacteroidales bacterium genome:
- a CDS encoding GNAT family N-acetyltransferase: protein METLKINNNLYLRLIRFTDAVAIFNAIDKHREYFKEWLPFVDYTQSVSDSEDFVNSILNNNSRFKDIVYSIIYDEQFVGLIAFKEIDFLNKRTEIGYWLSADYQGKGIITESVEKMIDYAFETLNLNRIQIKCAVGNIKSINIPKRLGFKFEGIERDGEFYSEDKFFDIEVYSILKREWI, encoded by the coding sequence ATGGAAACTTTAAAAATAAATAATAATTTATATCTCAGATTAATTCGTTTTACTGATGCTGTTGCTATCTTTAACGCAATAGATAAACATAGAGAGTATTTTAAGGAGTGGCTTCCTTTTGTTGATTATACGCAATCTGTTTCCGATTCGGAAGATTTTGTCAATTCTATTCTAAATAATAATTCCAGATTTAAGGATATTGTTTATTCTATAATTTATGATGAACAATTTGTTGGATTGATTGCATTTAAGGAGATTGATTTTCTGAACAAAAGAACTGAAATAGGGTATTGGCTTTCTGCTGATTATCAGGGTAAAGGTATCATAACAGAATCTGTGGAAAAGATGATTGATTATGCTTTTGAAACGTTAAATTTAAATAGAATACAGATTAAATGTGCTGTGGGAAATATAAAAAGCATAAATATTCCGAAACGCTTGGGCTTTAAATTTGAAGGAATAGAAAGAGACGGAGAGTTTTATAGTGAAGATAAATTTTTTGATATAGAAGTTTACAGTATTCTTAAAAGAGAATGGATTTAA
- the xth gene encoding exodeoxyribonuclease III, giving the protein MKVISYNVNGIRASLNKGLLDWLKKVDPDVLCLQEIKALESDIDLNLFRELGYEHIIINSAQKKGYSGVAIFSKLKIDFFSKGIGNDFFDAEGRVIRADIGDVSIICVYIPSGTSGEERQGLKMQFLDLFHNYINDLKKTRPNILICGDHNICHKPIDINKPEKHEKMSGFLPEEREWFDKYVDSGLVDAFREFNKDPEQYTWWSFRSNARAKNLGWRIDYHIVTEGLKDRLKSAEIHSDVMFSDHCPIAIEL; this is encoded by the coding sequence ATGAAGGTAATTTCGTATAATGTAAATGGAATCAGAGCTTCATTAAACAAAGGTTTATTAGATTGGCTTAAAAAAGTTGATCCTGATGTGCTTTGTTTACAAGAAATAAAAGCTTTGGAAAGCGATATCGATCTTAATTTATTTAGGGAATTAGGATATGAACATATTATAATTAATTCCGCACAGAAGAAAGGTTATAGTGGCGTAGCAATTTTCAGCAAATTGAAAATCGATTTTTTCAGTAAAGGTATAGGCAATGATTTCTTTGATGCCGAAGGTCGTGTTATCAGAGCAGATATCGGAGATGTTAGTATAATTTGTGTTTATATTCCATCCGGAACTTCAGGCGAAGAACGTCAAGGATTAAAAATGCAATTTCTGGATTTATTTCATAATTATATTAATGATTTGAAGAAAACTCGACCGAATATCTTGATTTGCGGCGATCATAATATTTGCCACAAACCAATTGATATTAACAAACCTGAAAAACATGAAAAGATGTCCGGATTTCTTCCTGAAGAAAGAGAATGGTTTGATAAATATGTAGATTCTGGATTAGTTGATGCTTTCAGAGAATTCAATAAAGATCCGGAACAATATACCTGGTGGAGTTTTAGATCTAATGCCAGAGCTAAAAACCTTGGCTGGCGTATAGATTATCATATTGTAACCGAAGGTTTAAAAGACAGATTGAAATCCGCTGAAATTCATTCGGATGTGATGTTTTCGGATCATTGTCCTATAGCAATTGAACTGTAA
- a CDS encoding DUF4954 family protein, translating into MKEYRKLTDIEILDLESKGCRCKDWTLISVVAEGFSTKNIRNTNFSGEVFLGRFEDEFVLPGNVIRQTGISNATIHNCRIGDNVCINQVRSYLANYIIEDNVLIDNVDIMSVEGETTFGNGTSVAVMCETGGRDVQIYDNLSAQIAYVLAMYRDKTHTIDVLNKLIDDYSLSVKSNMGIVGKNSSITSCKVIKDVKIGSHARIDNVFRLRNGSINSCEVASTYVGLGVIAENFIVSNGSNITDGVLLINCFVGESCVLGKQYSAENSLFFANCVGYHGEACSIFAGPFTVTHHKSTLLIAGQFSFMNAGSGSNQSNHLYKLGPVHQGILERGAKTASGSYIMWPAKIGPFTVVMGRHTSNSDTSDIPFSYLIENDNESILVPGINLKSVGTIRDAQKWPLRDKRKLTNSADCVNFNLLSPFTIHRMYKALDILHNLQNISGNTSNWYTYKSTKIKNSSLNKGLKLYEMAIIKFLGNSLISRIENVNIESYKDLTNALKPDTEIGNGVWIDLAGLIAPKSEIQKLLTDIETNKLSLDDINNRFREIHQNYYSYEWTWALNKIEESFEKSYSEFTVSDVMNVVNNWKNAVVELDELLYEDAKKEFGSLSKTGFGADGEDDTCEMDFESVRGNFENNKFVKEVLNHIERKSALGNKIINKLKKIAD; encoded by the coding sequence ATGAAAGAATATCGAAAATTAACCGACATAGAAATTTTGGACTTAGAAAGTAAAGGTTGCCGGTGCAAAGATTGGACATTAATTTCGGTTGTTGCCGAAGGTTTTTCCACAAAAAATATTAGAAATACAAATTTTTCCGGTGAAGTATTTCTCGGAAGATTTGAAGACGAATTCGTTTTACCCGGAAATGTTATAAGACAAACCGGAATATCCAATGCTACAATTCATAATTGCAGAATAGGAGATAATGTTTGTATAAATCAGGTTAGAAGTTATTTGGCAAATTATATTATCGAGGACAATGTTTTAATCGATAATGTTGATATTATGTCTGTCGAAGGCGAAACAACTTTCGGCAACGGCACTTCGGTTGCCGTAATGTGTGAAACCGGCGGAAGAGATGTTCAAATCTATGATAATCTTTCGGCACAGATTGCTTATGTGCTTGCAATGTATAGAGATAAAACCCATACTATAGATGTTTTAAATAAACTTATTGATGATTATTCGCTTTCTGTGAAATCAAATATGGGTATAGTAGGAAAAAATTCTTCTATAACCAGCTGTAAGGTTATCAAAGATGTGAAAATAGGTTCCCATGCCCGTATTGATAATGTTTTTCGCTTGCGAAACGGTAGTATAAATAGTTGCGAAGTTGCATCAACTTACGTCGGATTGGGCGTTATTGCCGAAAATTTCATTGTTTCCAACGGAAGTAACATTACCGATGGTGTATTGCTTATCAATTGTTTTGTCGGAGAATCTTGTGTTTTGGGGAAACAGTATTCTGCCGAAAATTCACTTTTCTTTGCTAACTGTGTTGGTTATCACGGAGAAGCGTGCTCAATCTTTGCGGGTCCGTTTACAGTTACGCATCACAAAAGCACATTATTAATTGCCGGTCAGTTTTCTTTTATGAATGCAGGTAGCGGCTCCAATCAAAGTAATCATCTTTATAAATTGGGTCCAGTTCATCAAGGGATTTTGGAAAGAGGAGCTAAAACCGCTTCCGGTTCTTATATAATGTGGCCTGCGAAAATAGGACCATTTACAGTTGTTATGGGTAGGCATACGAGTAATTCGGATACTTCGGATATTCCGTTTTCGTATTTGATTGAAAATGATAATGAAAGTATTTTAGTTCCCGGAATTAATTTGAAAAGCGTAGGAACAATCCGTGATGCGCAAAAATGGCCTTTGAGAGATAAACGAAAATTAACAAATTCGGCGGATTGCGTTAATTTCAACTTATTAAGTCCGTTTACCATTCATAGAATGTATAAAGCTCTGGATATTTTGCACAATCTTCAAAATATTTCCGGAAATACCTCCAATTGGTATACATATAAAAGCACTAAAATCAAAAATTCCAGTTTAAACAAAGGCCTGAAATTGTATGAAATGGCTATTATAAAATTTTTAGGTAATTCTTTAATTAGTCGTATCGAAAATGTTAATATTGAATCATATAAAGATTTGACCAATGCTTTGAAACCTGATACTGAAATAGGTAATGGCGTTTGGATTGATTTGGCAGGATTAATCGCACCTAAAAGTGAAATTCAAAAATTATTAACTGATATTGAAACTAATAAATTGTCGCTTGATGATATAAACAATAGATTTAGAGAAATACATCAAAATTATTATAGTTACGAATGGACTTGGGCTTTAAACAAGATTGAAGAATCTTTCGAAAAGTCTTATTCCGAGTTTACTGTTTCTGATGTGATGAATGTGGTTAATAATTGGAAAAATGCTGTTGTTGAGTTAGATGAATTACTTTATGAAGATGCGAAAAAAGAATTCGGTAGTTTGTCTAAAACTGGATTTGGTGCTGATGGTGAAGATGATACTTGTGAAATGGATTTCGAAAGTGTAAGAGGAAATTTCGAAAATAATAAATTTGTAAAAGAAGTACTTAATCATATTGAGAGAAAGTCGGCTCTCGGAAATAAAATTATTAATAAACTGAAAAAGATCGCAGATTAA
- the metK gene encoding methionine adenosyltransferase — protein sequence MSYLFTSESVSEGHPDKVSDQISDSILDELLAFDCNSKVACETLVTTGQVIISGEVKSNAYVDVQKIARDVINRIGYTKSEYGFQGDSCGVLSSIHEQSPDINRGVERTDPLNQGAGDQGMMFGYASRETENYMPLTLEISHVILKELADIRRENREMKYLRPDAKSQVTIEYNDDKSPKRIHTIVVSTQHDDFIRPKSNSPEDIANADAEMLSKINKDVIDILLPRVVKKLDVRTQKLFDNNYTLHVNPTGKFVIGGPAGDTGLTGRKIIVDTYGGKAPHGGGAFSGKDPSKVDRSAAYAARHIAKNLVAAGVADEILVQVSYAIGVAEPINIFIDTYGTSKVKLTDGEIALKVGEIFDLRPVSIIQRLKLLNPIYSETASYGHLGRTPQIVKKVFKSQYSGEKELEVELFTWEKLDYVDKIKNIFFKN from the coding sequence ATGAGTTATTTATTTACTTCAGAGTCTGTATCCGAAGGTCATCCGGATAAAGTATCAGACCAAATTTCAGATTCAATATTAGACGAACTTTTGGCTTTCGATTGCAATTCGAAAGTTGCTTGCGAAACTTTAGTAACTACCGGACAGGTTATCATCTCCGGAGAAGTTAAGTCGAATGCTTATGTTGACGTACAGAAAATTGCCCGTGATGTTATCAATAGAATAGGTTATACTAAAAGTGAATATGGATTCCAAGGTGATTCCTGCGGAGTTCTGTCTTCAATTCATGAACAATCTCCTGATATTAACAGAGGTGTAGAGAGAACAGATCCTCTTAATCAAGGTGCCGGCGATCAAGGAATGATGTTTGGATACGCATCGCGCGAAACGGAAAATTACATGCCCTTGACTTTGGAGATTTCTCACGTTATACTTAAGGAATTAGCGGATATCCGTCGCGAAAACAGAGAAATGAAATATTTACGCCCGGATGCGAAATCGCAAGTAACTATAGAGTATAATGATGATAAATCACCGAAAAGAATTCATACAATAGTGGTTTCAACACAACATGATGATTTTATCAGACCAAAATCAAATTCTCCTGAAGATATTGCAAATGCCGATGCGGAGATGCTTTCTAAGATTAATAAAGATGTGATTGATATTCTGCTTCCGCGTGTAGTGAAAAAATTAGATGTGAGAACGCAAAAACTTTTTGATAATAATTATACCCTTCATGTTAATCCGACCGGAAAGTTTGTAATCGGTGGCCCGGCAGGAGACACAGGACTTACCGGCAGAAAGATTATTGTGGATACATACGGAGGAAAGGCTCCCCACGGCGGCGGCGCTTTTTCGGGAAAAGATCCGTCGAAAGTTGATCGTTCTGCAGCTTATGCAGCACGCCATATTGCTAAAAATTTGGTTGCGGCAGGAGTAGCAGATGAAATTCTCGTTCAAGTCTCTTATGCAATTGGTGTTGCCGAACCTATAAATATTTTTATTGATACTTACGGAACATCAAAGGTTAAACTTACTGATGGAGAAATTGCCCTGAAAGTTGGTGAAATCTTTGATTTACGTCCGGTTTCGATCATTCAAAGATTGAAACTTCTTAATCCTATTTATTCGGAAACAGCTTCATACGGACATTTGGGAAGGACTCCCCAAATTGTTAAAAAAGTTTTTAAATCTCAATATTCGGGAGAAAAAGAATTGGAAGTTGAATTGTTTACTTGGGAAAAACTTGATTATGTAGATAAAATCAAAAATATTTTCTTTAAAAATTAG
- the pruA gene encoding L-glutamate gamma-semialdehyde dehydrogenase, which translates to MNNAIFKFPNPNNEPIKGYMPGSPERIELEKELKRQSSTEIEIPLLIGGKEVRTGVTKKVTMPHNHQHVLATFHCATEETVKMAIDAALKAKEEWQKMPWVERGSILLRAAEMIAKPYRATMNAATMLGQSKNAYQAEIDSACEAIDFLRYNAHFAGQIYEDQPKSDATQLNRMEYRPLEGFVYTISPFNFTAIATNLNMTPIMMGNTTLWKPATTAVLSNYYAAKIFLEAGVPGGVFNFVPGQGSLISGVALKHRALAGIHFTGSTWTFNNFWKTISENIENYGTYPKIVGETGGKDFVFVHNSSNPIEVATALVRGSFEYQGQKCSASSRSYIPKSLWKEIKEELEKQVSEIKMGDVADFGVTLGAVIDEAAFDSIMKYVNKAKEDKDCEFITGGKADKSKGYFIEPTIIKTTNPHSDTMVNELFGPVLTIYVYDDEKLDEAIELCNTTSPYSLTGSIFSNDRAATLKIFEKLQYASGNLYINDKSTGAVVGMQPFGGGRASGTNDKAGSKLNLFRWTSPRAIKEVFVPPTHFSYPYMK; encoded by the coding sequence ATGAATAACGCGATTTTTAAATTTCCAAACCCAAACAATGAACCGATAAAAGGTTACATGCCGGGCAGTCCAGAACGTATTGAGCTTGAAAAAGAATTGAAACGCCAATCAAGCACTGAAATTGAAATTCCGCTTCTAATAGGAGGTAAAGAAGTTAGAACAGGCGTAACTAAAAAAGTTACAATGCCTCACAATCATCAACATGTATTGGCTACTTTCCACTGTGCAACGGAAGAAACAGTTAAGATGGCTATTGACGCTGCTTTAAAAGCAAAAGAAGAATGGCAAAAAATGCCTTGGGTGGAAAGAGGTTCTATCCTTCTTCGTGCTGCAGAAATGATTGCTAAACCGTACCGTGCTACAATGAACGCAGCAACAATGCTCGGTCAAAGTAAAAATGCATATCAAGCAGAGATTGACTCAGCTTGTGAAGCTATAGACTTTTTAAGATATAATGCGCATTTTGCAGGACAAATCTATGAAGATCAACCAAAATCTGACGCAACTCAACTTAACAGAATGGAATACAGACCTCTCGAAGGTTTTGTTTATACAATATCTCCTTTCAACTTTACTGCTATTGCTACTAATTTGAATATGACTCCTATTATGATGGGTAACACCACCTTATGGAAACCTGCTACAACAGCGGTTCTTTCAAATTATTATGCAGCAAAGATTTTCTTGGAAGCAGGCGTTCCCGGCGGAGTATTTAACTTTGTTCCTGGTCAAGGTAGCCTTATCAGCGGTGTTGCTCTTAAACATAGAGCTCTCGCAGGTATTCACTTTACAGGATCTACATGGACCTTTAACAACTTCTGGAAAACCATCAGCGAAAATATTGAAAACTACGGCACTTATCCGAAAATCGTTGGTGAAACAGGTGGTAAAGATTTCGTTTTCGTTCACAATTCGTCTAATCCTATCGAAGTGGCTACCGCACTCGTTCGCGGCTCATTCGAGTATCAAGGACAAAAATGTTCGGCTTCTTCGCGTTCTTATATACCAAAATCTTTATGGAAAGAAATTAAGGAAGAGCTTGAAAAACAAGTTTCCGAAATTAAAATGGGTGATGTTGCCGATTTCGGCGTAACATTGGGTGCCGTAATTGATGAAGCTGCTTTCGACAGTATAATGAAATATGTTAACAAAGCTAAGGAAGATAAAGATTGTGAATTTATTACCGGCGGTAAAGCTGATAAGAGCAAGGGATATTTTATTGAACCTACGATTATCAAAACAACTAATCCTCATTCTGATACAATGGTTAACGAATTATTCGGACCGGTATTGACTATTTATGTTTATGATGATGAAAAGTTAGATGAAGCTATTGAACTTTGTAATACAACATCTCCGTATTCGCTAACAGGTTCTATATTCTCTAATGACAGAGCCGCAACATTGAAGATATTTGAAAAACTTCAGTATGCTTCTGGTAATTTATATATCAACGATAAATCAACAGGTGCTGTTGTAGGTATGCAACCATTCGGCGGCGGAAGAGCATCCGGAACTAATGATAAGGCGGGAAGTAAACTCAATTTATTCCGTTGGACAAGTCCGAGAGCTATAAAGGAAGTTTTCGTTCCTCCTACACATTTCAGTTATCCTTATATGAAATAG
- a CDS encoding patatin-like phospholipase family protein: protein MNKKKHKIGFAFSGGGARAFAELGVVEAFLEYGIKPEIVSGVSAGSLVGAFTAEGHKPAEVLDLFKDLTFKEFTDIKLPNQQGISKTTRIRAFLKEHLKSRTFEDLNIPLHVLATNFDEGTTVEFSKGLLIAPLAASCSFPVVFAPTIINKVKYVDGGLFKNFPVTTIRDKCEFIVGVNINPKSLQKTSETILGTVERCVHFVLDANTYEDDPICNILIKPEALGEYSLFDVKYRMEIFEIGYIEAVKAIKLHDRILKKYKNC from the coding sequence ATGAATAAAAAAAAGCACAAAATTGGATTTGCATTTAGCGGCGGCGGAGCAAGAGCATTTGCAGAGCTAGGGGTTGTTGAAGCATTTTTAGAGTACGGCATTAAACCTGAAATTGTATCCGGAGTCAGCGCCGGTTCTCTTGTAGGCGCTTTTACCGCAGAAGGCCATAAACCAGCAGAAGTACTTGACCTCTTTAAAGATTTGACATTTAAAGAATTTACCGATATTAAGCTTCCTAATCAACAAGGAATTTCAAAAACCACAAGAATTCGCGCTTTCTTAAAAGAACACCTAAAGTCACGTACATTTGAAGATTTGAATATTCCGCTTCACGTGCTTGCTACAAATTTCGATGAAGGAACAACGGTAGAATTTTCAAAAGGATTGCTTATTGCACCGCTTGCGGCATCCTGCTCTTTTCCTGTTGTCTTTGCCCCTACTATAATCAATAAAGTCAAGTATGTCGACGGCGGTTTATTTAAGAATTTTCCGGTTACCACAATTAGAGATAAATGTGAATTTATTGTCGGAGTCAATATCAATCCTAAAAGTTTACAAAAAACGTCGGAAACTATTTTGGGTACCGTAGAAAGATGTGTTCATTTTGTTCTTGATGCAAATACTTACGAAGATGACCCAATTTGTAATATATTAATTAAGCCGGAAGCTCTCGGTGAATATTCTTTGTTTGATGTTAAATATAGAATGGAAATTTTTGAAATAGGTTATATTGAAGCGGTGAAAGCCATTAAGTTACACGACAGAATTCTGAAAAAGTATAAAAACTGTTGA
- a CDS encoding alpha/beta hydrolase, translating into MKKHFISVIISLQFLFVACNNNLKPNYIDEDGVRIYNDINYGTSDAQKLDIAFPLEPQSTVGYGSCILFIHGGGWSSGDKSSYDGAIRNASKISSLVSATMNYRMFGDNADCQDMLDDIYAAISKIKDFASEENIQLKKIILMGASAGGHLSLLYSYKYYSSSPIPVVLCVSQCGPTDFLDESYLSMHSSSYIQSCLSYLLGFEITIDDIYSYENEIKSISPAYYVKQNIPPTLLAYGSLDDIVPITNATILYEMLIENEIDSQLFIYENSGHGLDNDSETDKQFFDTLFNYVIKYCL; encoded by the coding sequence TTGAAGAAACATTTTATTTCAGTAATAATTTCACTCCAATTTCTGTTTGTCGCTTGCAATAATAATTTAAAACCGAATTATATTGATGAAGACGGAGTTAGAATTTATAATGATATTAATTACGGCACAAGTGATGCGCAAAAATTAGACATAGCTTTCCCTTTGGAACCGCAGTCAACTGTAGGATATGGTTCGTGCATTTTATTTATTCACGGAGGCGGCTGGTCGAGTGGTGATAAAAGTTCTTACGACGGTGCAATCAGAAATGCCAGCAAGATATCGAGTCTTGTATCCGCGACAATGAATTACCGCATGTTTGGAGATAATGCCGATTGTCAGGATATGCTTGATGATATTTATGCGGCGATTTCTAAGATTAAGGATTTTGCATCGGAAGAAAATATTCAGCTTAAGAAAATTATTTTGATGGGAGCTTCGGCCGGAGGGCATTTATCTTTGTTATATTCTTATAAATATTATTCATCATCTCCGATTCCTGTAGTGCTTTGTGTCAGCCAGTGCGGACCTACGGATTTTCTGGATGAAAGTTATCTTTCAATGCATTCGTCTTCGTACATTCAATCTTGTCTTTCATATCTGTTAGGCTTTGAAATTACTATTGATGATATATATTCTTATGAGAATGAGATAAAAAGCATTTCGCCCGCATATTATGTGAAACAGAATATACCACCTACATTATTAGCTTACGGCTCTTTAGATGATATTGTTCCAATTACAAATGCGACAATATTATATGAAATGCTGATAGAAAACGAAATAGATTCTCAATTGTTTATATATGAGAACTCCGGGCATGGTTTGGATAATGATTCTGAAACCGACAAACAGTTTTTTGATACTTTATTTAATTATGTAATTAAATATTGTTTATAA
- a CDS encoding class I SAM-dependent methyltransferase produces MSKNDVYGKGLLDYYQGKKDAEFIVESDIAETEIWPIKLFFRDYYDMPKIEKTALKEAKGKTLDVGAGAGSHSLILQEKGFDVTAIDISPGAIQVMQKRGLKKVLHEDFFALNENEKYDTILMLMNGIGITGNINNLDNFFIKAKNLLNKNGKIILDSSDLIYLYNDGTFPEKYYGEINYRFIYNNEHGEEFSWIFVDFETLRRYAESNGFTCEKIYEDAHFMYLAKLMINI; encoded by the coding sequence ATGAGCAAAAATGATGTTTACGGTAAAGGTTTGTTAGATTATTACCAAGGTAAAAAAGACGCTGAATTTATTGTGGAAAGCGATATTGCCGAAACTGAAATATGGCCTATCAAATTATTTTTCAGAGATTATTATGATATGCCGAAAATTGAAAAAACCGCATTGAAAGAAGCAAAAGGAAAAACTCTTGATGTTGGCGCCGGCGCCGGTAGCCACTCGCTTATACTTCAAGAAAAAGGATTTGACGTTACAGCTATAGATATTTCTCCGGGAGCCATACAGGTAATGCAAAAAAGAGGATTAAAAAAAGTGTTGCATGAAGATTTCTTTGCTTTAAATGAAAATGAGAAATACGATACTATATTGATGTTAATGAATGGCATTGGAATTACCGGCAACATCAATAATCTTGATAATTTTTTTATTAAAGCAAAAAACCTATTGAACAAAAACGGAAAGATTATTTTAGATTCTTCGGATTTGATTTATTTATATAATGATGGAACTTTTCCGGAAAAATATTATGGAGAAATAAACTACAGATTCATATATAACAATGAACATGGGGAAGAATTTTCCTGGATTTTTGTAGATTTTGAAACTTTGCGCAGATATGCGGAATCAAACGGTTTTACTTGCGAAAAAATATATGAAGATGCTCACTTTATGTATCTTGCTAAGCTGATGATTAACATTTAA
- a CDS encoding glycosyltransferase family 4 protein produces MNIGFDAKRAFNNDSGLGNYSRNIISALNEFYPQDNYFLFTPKLKKYIDFAEKLNAEIITPKFLWKYFPSIWRSVFLSSFLKSYNLDVFHGLSGELPPKIVNYKSKKVVTIHDVIFLRHPELFGPINSFIYKKKANYAIMHADRIIAVSNQTKYDIMEFFHFPGNKISVIYQPCNPYFGTELDNKYVQIVRNKYNLPDNFIISVGNIEERKNVLSVIEALNKHNIDIPFYIIGRKTEYVNYLKEYIKLNHINNVHFLHSVSTAELKVFYHLAEFMIYPSIFEGFGIPLIESLTCGTPVITNKEGCFNEAAGDGAFYVDVRNVDELADAIIQMLNNKDLRDKLVNAGKEHIKKFDRQIIASQIMDIYKSLK; encoded by the coding sequence ATGAATATAGGTTTTGATGCCAAAAGAGCATTTAATAACGATAGCGGATTGGGAAATTATAGTAGAAATATTATTTCCGCTTTGAATGAATTTTATCCGCAAGATAATTATTTTTTGTTTACACCGAAGTTAAAAAAATACATTGATTTTGCTGAGAAACTTAATGCCGAGATAATTACGCCGAAGTTTCTTTGGAAATATTTTCCGTCTATTTGGCGGTCGGTTTTTTTAAGTTCATTTCTAAAGAGTTATAATCTTGATGTCTTCCACGGGCTTAGCGGCGAACTTCCTCCCAAAATCGTTAATTATAAAAGTAAAAAGGTTGTTACGATACATGATGTTATTTTCTTGAGACATCCCGAATTGTTCGGACCTATTAACAGCTTTATTTACAAAAAGAAAGCTAATTATGCAATAATGCACGCCGACAGAATTATTGCTGTTAGTAATCAAACCAAATACGATATAATGGAGTTTTTTCATTTTCCCGGCAATAAAATCTCTGTTATCTATCAGCCTTGCAATCCTTATTTCGGAACAGAACTTGATAATAAATATGTGCAAATTGTCAGAAACAAATATAATCTCCCCGATAATTTTATTATTTCTGTCGGAAATATTGAGGAAAGAAAAAATGTACTTTCTGTAATTGAAGCTTTGAATAAACATAATATTGATATTCCTTTTTATATTATCGGAAGGAAAACGGAATATGTGAATTATCTAAAAGAGTATATAAAATTAAATCATATTAATAATGTCCATTTTCTCCATTCTGTAAGTACGGCCGAGTTGAAAGTTTTTTATCATTTAGCCGAATTTATGATATATCCGTCGATTTTCGAAGGATTTGGTATTCCGCTTATTGAATCATTAACCTGCGGAACCCCTGTCATTACTAATAAAGAGGGTTGCTTTAATGAAGCTGCCGGCGACGGCGCGTTTTATGTAGATGTTAGAAATGTTGATGAACTTGCGGACGCGATAATACAGATGCTTAATAATAAAGACTTGAGAGACAAACTTGTTAACGCTGGAAAGGAACATATCAAAAAGTTTGATAGACAAATAATTGCTTCGCAAATAATGGATATTTATAAAAGTTTAAAATAA